The genome window tcttcctgagctttCCCAAAAAGCACAGTTGCTTAAATCCCAAATGATGAGAATACGTCTTCAGTAATTGAAATTGGACGCAAAATATGTCATTATAAGAATACGTCTTCAATAATAAAGACAAGAACCTTCAAAACTCCAATATTATTAATCAATTGCATTGAGATGAAGCAATATTTAGCCAGTAAAACAACGAGTTTGTCTTGCTAACATGTGGGCAAGGGAGGGATACCGATACGCTTTGTGTTTCCAAATTGAAGACACAAAGACAACGATCATCACGCTCAATGAAGTATATGGATTCTCTCCTAAGATTGGTGCCTCTTGTAGAGCAAGTTCTCCCCCAAGAACGACTTAGAAATATTGCAGTTTCGCCAATGCTTTTCATCTCTACCCACGCATTTTTTACAAAATCAAATTGAAACACTAGAAAACTGTAAACCTCCTTCATGAGCCTTCCATAATACAATTCGTGAACATATAACAACATATCACTATCTTCACATGAGGATTGAATGAGGTATCCGCCAAAACGTGGCATGTCTAAGAATTCTATGTGATCATAGACAGGGTGGTTTATCCATTGGTGTAATTGTTATTATTCCCGTGTCATTATCTAGATCCAAAAGTACCAAAATTGATCTTTGGAGTGttaatccgtaaaattttccctTGAAAACTGTCCAACACCATAAATATTTGTCTCCATTAATTGGTTCCAGTTCTTGTTTATGAAATTCTTGATTATAACCTGGCTTGCAGAAGTAAAGTGTAAGCGGCTTCATATCCATATCGTTGTCAGGAGTCTCATCAGTGTCATCAAGAGTCTCATCAATTAGGAAGACAATATGATATTCAGGATTATGGGGTGGTGCAGACAAGAGGCACTTCAGATTATCATATTTAGGGAGTGGTGGGAGCTGGATTTTGTCCATTGAAGTAGgattccaaaggtaacaatcagAAGAATCAAAATCTAGTAACACTAGCCATTCATGAGCATAAGCACAAATTCTTTTGTTCCGGAGCTCAGGTATAGTCTTGAAATAATACTGCTCCTCTGATATGCTGAAAAACGTTTGTTTTTGCATGTTATTTCCATGACAAATAACAAGCCAAGGATGTGGTTGTGCAGAAAAAGGAGGTCGGCCATATTCTGACGTTTTGTTTTTGTATTCTTCCAACCTCatctgttttatttttctttctctgcAAAATAGATAAAGATAATAATAATGAGTGTTGTAGGAAGGGAGAAAAAAACAAAGGGTAAACACAAATCAGGTATAAGTTTATTCTTTCTTTGCAAAACAAAAGATAATAATAATGAGTGTTgtaagtaaaagaaaaaaaaacaaaagagcAAACACAAATCCAgtataaatttattattttattagtaTAAACAGATTTCTAGAACCCTCTGTCTTTCACGATAGAAGTGGTTTTAGTTTATTGTACTCAAAATTTTAGATGAATTAGTTTACTTAAATACTACaaaatttttaaaacaaaaatctGATCTACTACGAGCATGAAGCTGCTAATATAGtgtttaaaagaaagaaaaaaggttACATTAGATTTTACTCTTCCTGATATTAGTAATTGCAAAACTTGAAACTTGTAACTACCTCTAAAGAGTTACCGGAAATTTAAAGAAAACTACTGCACAAACATCTAGAAATTAAagcaaaatatttaagaataaacTGAAATAATAAGAAAACTAAGGAGAGAAGAACCAAAAGGAAGGTAAAAAGAAGCCAAGGAAAACACTAAAAAACTTACATTGCAACGTCGTTATGTTTTTTGGGGCAACCTCGTTCTAAAGACTAATAAGAATAAGGTGTGTGTTTCATCAGCTTAATATAAATAGAATAAGTAATGGACTCCAAATACAATAAGGAAAAGGAATTAGAATAGCTCAAATACAAGGAAAGAAGTTACTACTTGGACGTAGGGCAAGGGtaaatattttttcctttctaATATTAACTAATTAGAAAGGATTCATTGTCAAATAAAAAAAGGATTCCTTTGTCAATTGtagtttaaataaggaaatgATTCCTTTAACAATTCTAGTTGGACTGGGGTGACATTCACAGTACTTAAGAAGTCTAAGCAAATCTTTCTCGGACTGCTCTTCCACAcattcttccttcttctttttttgaattttgttttctttatttatatttattgaaGAGAATGGAGTGTGCTGATGATAATGGATTGTGGTCTGATTGTATTCTGACTGACATACTCATATCAATATCATCACGTCTCATTGCAGGCGATTATTTTGTTTTTCGTGCTGTTTGTAAAAGTTGGCGCTCAATACCCCCTCCCATACATGATTCCCATGCACTTTCTCATAGCAATAATACACCTTGTATGATGACCCTATATCAAGAAATAGGCATAGTTGAATTCTTTCATCCATTATACAATGCCATAACTCACAAGACAGATATCGTCCCAAAATTAAGGGGTGCTCGAATTCGGAGCGCAAAAGGTAATTGGTCACTCATGAGTCAGGGCAAACGTGGTATGTTGTTTTTCAATCACAAAAGCAATGACATAATTGAACTCCCTGATCTACTAGAAGGAAAGCAAAATTCTTTCCATGCTTGGACTTTTTCGTGTCCCCCAGACTCATCATCATCGGATTGTTTTGTCGTTGGTTTTGAAAATTTTGGCTCTCCACCACCGGTATACATCATCAAAGTTGGAGATAGTAGATGGACGTATCATGCCTTTGTTAATGAAGATGGAGATGGAAATAAGCTAGGAATATTTGACTTATCCGGATGCAATAATCCAGTATTCTTAAAAAACGACATTGTGTACGTATTGGAAGAGAAAGGAAATTTAGGAATATTAAGTATCAGGGAAAACTCAGCTGAAGAGACACCCACCTGGGAATTTTATGGGAAGTCCTTGCCGCGTCGAAAACTAAGGTCAGTTCGAAAGGTTTACACGGCAAAAGATGTCGATAATGGAGGAATATTAGCTGTATTTCTAACTCACAATGAAGGAAAAGTAGAGGTTTGGAGGTACAAATACGACATAAATAAAAGGATTTTGGAGAGGGAACAAATAACAAGTTTGGATAATAAAACTCTCTTTGTAAGCTTTGGAGCTTCCTACTTGAAACCTTGTGTTGCACAAGGGTTAGAAAACACGATATATTTCCCAATGTTTCACGACAAGAACGGGGTGTTCTATTGCTTGGCCAGTCGCAAATATTACTCTTTCGATTACTCAGCTGTCAAGggagctttctcaagtccaaattgtCACAAATTGGACCAACCAAGATACTGCATTTGGATTGAACCAGATGTGAGCCAACTCCCTTCTCTTGATTTTTAAAACTAATCCCTGGCTCTTTTtcccctttcttttcttttggtgtttaattatttaaatcattAAAAAGCAATGTGGTGTGGATACAGGATATAAGCGAGGAATTCTTtgctttccatttttattgtttattttatttattttgtgcAGTTGTTAGtgagtatatatttttaattttactaACCTAAATCTGCTCCAAAGTGAAATTTAGTAAATTTAACACTTCTGTGattgtttaatttatttttcgAACAAAGATACTGTATAGGTCGAAATCTGTCTCAGCACTTAATGCAAAGTAATATCACGGAAAGGGCCAGCCGAGGCGGATCGGGAGATAGCGAGGCTCGCGGTCATGGTGTGAACGATGGTCAAGGTCGAGCACCGCAAAGgagctgtaacggctagtttattataatatgatattaaaaaaaatattccattggatattctctgcacatgTTTAATTAGGGTTTATTGAGGGTATTTCccatataaataaaagaaaaaaggtgAATGAGAGTGACATGTGATATTCacttgataagaacacttttcaaAAGAATATTTCCTCTCTAGCAAAGATACATACTTACCTTTTCATCAAATATTCTCACTCACATTATTCCACGAATAGTTCGAACATTCTAGGATTTATCTGTCATTCATTATTGTCAGGAGGAACAATCATCTACTCAttcattattgggtgaatcactccCCCTATTTACTTAAACCATTTATTGCTAGTTATTTCTCCATTATTGTTCATACCTTTTGGAATATTAAATGTGTGTTATTTTCAATTTCCCATTGACTTTGTCATACGTTATCCGTGTTTTCAAGATCTATATCTAgagatattatcattaactaATTTTAACCATTCAGTATATAAAATATAGTAATAGTTTAATCGAAAATTAATACTTTTTGGTTATATCTTGTATCTAGGTCAAGTTATTTTTTTGTAGATATATATTAGATGCTCCACGACTGCTATACTggcctatttttttttttaaacaacaTACCGTTTTGTCAAAACCAAACAGACCTTTTCTTAAAACTCTACGAAACATATTTCTCGCAATTAAGTTGGTTTCCTCTCCTTTTTTGGGATTCTACTATTTTCAAATTGATATCTAGAATTTTGGAGGCTGCAGATTTAACTTTGGGAAAATGTCCAATTTTATCCCTTTACTTTCGAATATTATCCATATCTAACCTCCATTATATTATTTAGCCAAATTTATCCATACCGTTATACTATCCGATCAAATTTACTCATCTTATCagaaaacttttaaaaattatccaTTAGTATGTCACTTAACCCAGAATCTCTCAAATCATTTTAATTAAGTcacttattcttcttcttgattcattattttcgAAATATACCATCTTCCTCCATTATGTTTTTAGGTTTTTGGGTCTCCGTGGCTTGTGAAAAGTCCACCAAaatcccatagttcatatcagagtTCAAGGATGTTGTAGCGGCCTCGttgataaccaaagggctaaggccttgcacaaaccggcgcacccTAGCCTCCTTATTgagcaacatgtaaatagcatgcTTGAAAAATCCGCAAATTTCAAATTATAGTCCCACACACTCATACTACCTTGCTTCAAGTTCTCAAACTCGGCGGCACGGGCTTCCCTATTCTCGGCAAGCACGAAAAGATCCATAAACCTTCCGTAAACTCGTTCGATATTGCCGGAGGGCTACcatcctcacgggactcctcccgcAATTCAAACCATAAATACGCCTCTTCTTTCAGGTGATAGGAGGCCAATATCACTGCTTTTGTCATAGTGGCATGCATCACATGAAGAggttacgaaatattatttatgttgcacggggtaatcctttaggctaaaaaatctTAGGACCCCCCCATTCCTGTTAAAATATTTGTTTATTTGTCCAAACTGTTTCTTTCTCTTACCGAACtcaccgttgtggacctcgaggagtgcctaacaccttctcctcgaggtaatttgagtccttacccgatctttggtgatgtaaACTTGTAAACCCGAGTCATttgtaaataggtgccctaatgcaccttaatctgttaggtggcgactctctcttttgaATAActcttcctttaaaagagttgtcaatgtcgaaacctgatttcgcgagaaaaaggggcgcgacagtcGATATCAGATGTGCATTGCCGGCTGGTGATTCCATAAATgaggtttgagatgtgtattctgagttttggtaatgggccagtctggaggacttgaggccaggtttcgACCGTAGCTTGGGCTCAGTAGCTTCAGTAGTGTCCTTAtgaatggaatttgtggctcgatgagcggttgaatagcTAAATAATGATTATGATGTGACTGTGAAATGTGTTCAGATAGTTTGAACGTGAAAGGGAAGAGTTTCTCGAGATGTAAaaaaaaggccattgggtgcttggtgTCTGTCTCAATTTGTGTGTTGAAGAATCTTTCATGTTAtttaattgtggaacaaattaaattctcatgtcttgttaatttTTTTGGACTCAAAAAGATTAAGTTAttccatagtaattgtggctgcgaaagggtataccaagatgccaatttgaggctaagcaggtgggttatcccctgcagagtaatgtacgtaggtgtgttccttataatgtgagtggagagtttcttttctgctagCAGGGCATATGTGTTGAGTTTTGAATTttaatctggttgagaaagttgacttgagtgtcaagagaatgaatgcgagcttagcagatgatttaggtatttttatggttggcgttgtatgagcttgagaaaaattttcgttgaactgactgcggtattatggaagtaatagagtatgggtattgtgagttatcgaatgttttaatctatggctttgatccaaaagggggagcctgctattgacgatttaatttcatggttatgtgttaaatattagttttggtttgaggcatacttatgggttagttatgacttgtagaagatgagatcgaggatgatccgagtaaggaaattccctagatacgggttatattgcacttttgAGTATATGAAAAATCATAGGGATGAGTAAGTTGATGTTTGAGAAGGATGTAGTACGCATGGAGTATGAATTCGATCGGTGGTGTTAgagcagggttacttctttgtgtgttgttgtgctaatgggacaTGTGTCTTTCATcccgtttgggtggtgcaatttggGTTTGAGAAAAGtaggtgactctcgagaaagttctaatgggttcgagatttatttataataattgagaATTTCTTCGGACgggtgtatggataaaatctgaggtTTGCATGTGATGGTGTCTGGgattgcggtaattctgtatgaatATGGATTCTATACCCCAGTATAAGAAACgcaaaagaacaattttaaattcacataaagtATTCTCAGAGTGGGCGTTTTGGTTGTGGTACTTACGGGGGCGCTTAAGAAGAATACCGTGGCTTAtgggcttatgggccttagggcggtgtggttttatattaggatgtcttgtagtgagctttgggtaaggatcatagtattctaacaaggagaagtgtcaacttgagggttattcagaagaaactcgga of Nicotiana tomentosiformis chromosome 7, ASM39032v3, whole genome shotgun sequence contains these proteins:
- the LOC138896294 gene encoding uncharacterized protein → MECADDNGLWSDCILTDILISISSRLIAGDYFVFRAVCKSWRSIPPPIHDSHALSHSNNTPCMMTLYQEIGIVEFFHPLYNAITHKTDIVPKLRGARIRSAKGNWSLMSQGKRGMLFFNHKSNDIIELPDLLEGKQNSFHAWTFSCPPDSSSSDCFVVGFENFGSPPPVYIIKVGDSRWTYHAFVNEDGDGNKLGIFDLSGCNNPVFLKNDIVYVLEEKGNLGILSIRENSAEETPTWEFYGKSLPRRKLRSVRKVYTAKDVDNGGILAVFLTHNEGKVEVWRYKYDINKRILEREQITSLDNKTLFVSFGASYLKPCVAQGLENTIYFPMFHDKNGVFYCLASRKYYSFDYSAVKGAFSSPNCHKLDQPRYCIWIEPDVSQLPSLDF